One window of Papaver somniferum cultivar HN1 chromosome 9, ASM357369v1, whole genome shotgun sequence genomic DNA carries:
- the LOC113312034 gene encoding interactor of constitutive active ROPs 2, chloroplastic-like produces MAPAGKKMEIEFNRVKTDFNQRGYELSLPPSCNFASKLNLDLIKSEQFNNRKIIISLGQFQFLPIPLYNPEIPLFYRILADERFTLFQLSGDAIRIPLEYARRAAGLGNSYPNENYYIAIVKSNVTKWVVRIKRVDGITEDEKIMRDVDWNSNYNRVAPRSNDSSWLNFPVILEGSFVSRKAADGSDNPLPEDFPLYQPWEFKLFENEEKKVADAKKVNPLNDKTLGKSKSTSKKCASKSESKKTSLKMISLESVRDALATLGDDETDRAFQMVSRICTASDWGDRSLRGAASVINPDFQFAMNCLSARISYAISLDNERKLRKLQDENATLKQEKSILSDTNANLTGENMKLRNENLTNSQLVLRTRERNKELIHEAANLPYVETLLEHLNSSLNNYPTLGFENLSLEELRLKYTTLRERHKSALSTANNFKRRFYEEREAIQVLEAKKNKFIIEKYEITLRGAKTLEQFQESLIEVKIERDSACRERDILIEERNLIRSQLLIESEVEFNWAARVLNDARNNLSVNVSLHTEHSTLVADITSNYEEKEKEYQKRVAELETRLAAKEEESSACNSKYQQLKEIWFNLVQNNSNDVNRSREAVVKRVCLENVTDGEEDSEEEISDSESERNEEDES; encoded by the exons atggctcctgctggtaaaaagatggaaaTCGAATTTAACAGAGTTAAAACTGACTTCAATCAGAGGGGTTATGAACTCTCTCTTCCACCTTCATGTAATTTCGCATCCAAACTTAATCTTGATCTAATCAAATCTGAGCAATTTAATAACCGAAAAATCATCATTTCGTTAGGTCAATTTCAATTTCTACCAATTCCCTTATATAATCCTGAGATTCCTCTTTTCTATAGAATTCTTGCTGATGAAAGATTCACACTATTTCAgttgagtggtgatgctatcaGGATACCACTAGAGTATGCTCGTCGCGCAGCTGGTCTTGGAAATTCTTATCCTAATGAA aattaTTACATCGCTATTGTGAAAAGTAACGTGACTAAGTGGGTTGTTCGCATAAAGAGAGTAGACGGTATCACTGAAGATGAAAAGATTATGCGAGACGTTGATTGGAACTCAAACTATAATCGTGTTGCTCCCAGATCCAATGATTCTAGTTGGCTTAATTTCCCTGTCATCTTGGAAGGATCCTTTGTATCTCGTAAAGCTGCGGATGGTTCTGACAATCCTCTGCCCGAAGATTTTCCTCTTTACCAACCTTGGGAATTTAAATTATTTGAaaatgaggaaaagaaagtagCG GATGCCAAAAAG gtgaaTCCTTTGAACGACAAAACTTTAGGCAAAAGCAAGAGCACTTCTAAGAAatgcgcatcaaaatctgaatccAAGAAAACCTCGTTAAAAATGATATCTCTAGAAAGCGTGCGAG ATGCTCTTGCTACTCTTGGGGATGATGAAACGGATCGTGCTTTCCAGATGGTCTCAAGGATCTGTACTGCTTCTGATTGGGGGGATCGATCTCTTCGTGGAGCTGCCTCTGTGATAAACCCAGATTTTCAATTTGCGATGAATTGCTTG AGTGCTCGCATATCTTATGCGATTTCTTTAGACAATGAAAGAAAGCTTCGCAAGTTGCAAGATGAAAATGCCACACTGAAACAGGAGAAATCTATTCTTTCGGATACGAATGCGAATCTTACAGGCGAGAATATGAAACTTAGAAATGAGAATTTAACTAATTCTCAATTGGTTCTCCGAACTCGAGAAAGAAACAAAGAACTCATTC ATGAAGCGGCTAACCTCCCCTATGTTGAAACTCTTTTGGAACACCTCAATTCCTCTTTAAATAATTATCCTACTCTAGGATTTGAAAATCTCAGCTTAGAAGAGTTAAGATTAAAATATACTACTCTTAGAGAACGCCATAAAAGTGCATTATCCACTGCCAATAATTTTAAACGACGTTTTTATGAGGAGAGAGAAGCAATTCAAGTATTGGAGGCGAAGAAGAACAAATTTATTATTGAAAAATATGAGATCACTCTTAGGGGTGCAAAAACACTAGAACAATTTCAAGAATCCCTTATTGAGGTTAAGATAGAACGTGATTCAGCTTGTCGTGAGAGGGACATTCTTATTgaggaaagaaatttaattcgatctcaactccttatagaaagtgaagtTGAGTTTAACTgggctgctagagttctgaacgatgctagaaataatctaagtgtAAATGTTAGCCTTCACACTGAACATTCTACACTGGTCGCAGACATTACTTCCAATTATGAAG agaaagagaaggaatatCAAAAGAGAGTTGCAGAGCTAGAAACTCGCTTggctgctaaagaagaagaatcatctgCTTGTAACTCaaagtatcagcaattgaaggaaaTTTGGTTTAATTTAGTCCAAAACAATAGTAACGATGTTAATCGTTCTCGTGAGGCTGttgttaaaagagtttgtctagagaatg ttactgatggagaagaagattccgAAGAGGAAATTAGTGATTCTGAATCTGagcgaaatgaagaagatgaaagttaa